A genomic region of bacterium contains the following coding sequences:
- a CDS encoding lysophospholipid acyltransferase family protein produces the protein MSPAEAAPPPSSPNGHGEHPSLADRMAAVLVRAVLGLLRLVPDRAALGLAAAFGAGYARLRGPRTADAMLNLRIAFPDWSDEKRRDVMVRSFANLGRGLAEFARVGSLSREALRERVSVEGFEHLEAARKASRNGGVVVLTAHFGSWEILAAAMVARDVPAAVVHRPRENPILNALLGQMRGDSGAELLPRGNAARAALTGLRNGRVLAMPYDQNCRRREGVFVPFFGRLACTRDGPPRIAMRTGCPVIPVFLYRQPDGIHHVARFGPPIELVDEGDDKAAALHENAHRMTRPIEDAIREAPDHWIWIHRRWRTQPEGERHPY, from the coding sequence GTGAGTCCAGCGGAGGCCGCACCTCCGCCCTCCAGCCCCAACGGCCACGGCGAACACCCGAGCCTCGCTGACCGCATGGCTGCAGTGCTGGTGAGGGCCGTCCTGGGGCTGCTTCGTCTCGTCCCGGATCGAGCAGCGCTGGGTTTGGCCGCAGCATTCGGAGCTGGCTACGCCCGTCTTCGGGGCCCCCGCACCGCAGACGCCATGTTGAACCTTCGCATCGCCTTCCCCGATTGGAGTGATGAGAAGCGTCGCGATGTGATGGTGCGATCCTTCGCGAATCTGGGCCGCGGCCTGGCTGAGTTCGCCCGCGTCGGCTCACTGAGCCGGGAAGCGCTGCGAGAGCGCGTGAGCGTCGAAGGCTTCGAGCATCTGGAAGCCGCTCGCAAGGCCTCGAGGAACGGAGGGGTCGTGGTCCTGACCGCTCATTTCGGATCCTGGGAAATTCTTGCGGCTGCGATGGTCGCCCGCGATGTGCCTGCTGCCGTGGTCCATCGTCCACGAGAAAACCCGATTCTGAATGCATTGTTAGGTCAGATGCGTGGTGATAGTGGAGCCGAGTTGCTGCCACGGGGCAACGCGGCTCGTGCAGCACTCACCGGTCTGAGGAATGGTCGCGTTCTCGCCATGCCCTATGACCAGAATTGCCGCCGGCGCGAGGGCGTGTTCGTGCCCTTCTTCGGGCGCCTGGCCTGCACCCGGGATGGCCCGCCGAGGATCGCCATGCGTACCGGTTGCCCCGTGATCCCGGTCTTCCTGTATCGGCAGCCAGATGGCATCCACCACGTTGCACGTTTCGGCCCGCCCATCGAACTCGTCGACGAGGGAGACGACAAAGCCGCTGCGTTGCACGAGAACGCACACCGCATGACCCGTCCCATCGAAGACGCCATCCGGGAGGCGCCGGATCACTGGATCTGGATCCACCGCCGCTGGCGCACCCAGCCGGAAGGCGAGCGGCACCCGTACTAG
- the map gene encoding type I methionyl aminopeptidase produces MKKNKKKARSSRSKSPCPILSPGEADGMRTAGRLACEILDGVAEMIGPGVTTAAVDRVVDEMTRAAGATSAPYGYVNHGTPPFPGHCCTSVNDVVCHGIPDEGRVLREGDIVNVDVTPLLDGWHGDSSRTFMIGDVSPVARRLVKDTWHAMWLGIRTVKDGSRVGDIGHAIQTFAEAQGYEVVREFTGHGTGRVFHTPPSILHYGTPGTGMRLRAGMTFTIEPMINLGQWKTEILDDGWTAVTVDGKLSAQWEHTILVTDDGAEVLTRPRY; encoded by the coding sequence ATGAAGAAGAACAAGAAAAAGGCCCGTTCGAGCCGCTCAAAGTCGCCCTGCCCCATCCTCTCGCCTGGGGAAGCAGACGGCATGCGCACCGCTGGGCGCTTGGCCTGCGAAATCCTGGACGGGGTGGCCGAGATGATCGGGCCCGGCGTGACGACCGCAGCGGTGGACCGGGTCGTGGACGAAATGACCCGCGCCGCCGGGGCGACCAGTGCGCCTTATGGCTACGTGAACCACGGCACGCCTCCCTTCCCGGGCCATTGCTGCACATCGGTGAATGATGTGGTTTGTCACGGCATTCCCGACGAGGGACGCGTGCTTCGCGAAGGCGATATCGTGAACGTCGATGTCACCCCGCTGCTGGACGGCTGGCATGGCGATTCGTCCCGCACCTTCATGATCGGCGACGTCTCACCCGTGGCACGGCGGTTGGTCAAGGACACATGGCATGCGATGTGGCTCGGCATCCGGACGGTGAAGGATGGCAGCCGGGTCGGTGATATCGGACACGCCATCCAGACGTTTGCCGAAGCTCAGGGCTACGAAGTCGTCCGCGAGTTTACGGGCCATGGCACGGGCCGCGTCTTCCATACTCCGCCATCGATTCTTCACTACGGCACCCCGGGCACCGGCATGCGCCTGCGCGCTGGCATGACCTTCACGATCGAGCCCATGATCAACCTCGGCCAGTGGAAGACCGAAATTCTCGACGACGGCTGGACCGCCGTCACCGTCGACGGAAAGCTCTCCGCTCAATGGGAGCACACCATCCTCGTCACCGACGACGGCGCCGAAGTACTGACCCGTCCCCGTTATTGA
- a CDS encoding GNAT family N-acetyltransferase, producing the protein MIEIRSVPAELTRALRQQVLRPNQAPEELIYPGDEAPGSFHLAAYRGVDVVGTITLSLEEREESGRARGSYRLRGMAIASDDRGHGIGARLLKVALEKMSAAGGERVWCNARLSAARFYDRHGFHRIGPEFDLPGIGPHVVMEREF; encoded by the coding sequence ATGATCGAGATCCGATCCGTCCCCGCCGAGCTGACTCGCGCTTTGCGTCAGCAAGTACTGCGCCCGAATCAGGCGCCGGAAGAATTGATCTATCCGGGCGACGAGGCGCCTGGCAGCTTTCATCTGGCGGCCTATCGAGGCGTTGATGTGGTCGGCACGATCACGCTCTCCCTGGAAGAGCGAGAGGAGAGCGGCAGGGCGCGCGGCTCCTATCGATTGCGCGGAATGGCCATCGCGTCGGACGACCGGGGGCACGGAATTGGAGCCCGGCTCCTGAAAGTCGCATTGGAGAAGATGTCTGCAGCCGGCGGCGAACGGGTCTGGTGCAACGCCCGGCTCTCTGCGGCCCGGTTCTACGACCGACACGGCTTCCACCGGATCGGGCCCGAATTCGATCTTCCGGGGATCGGCCCCCATGTCGTGATGGAGCGCGAGTTCTAG
- a CDS encoding ferritin-like domain-containing protein, with protein MAAASETLPAPTDSVDMEVRIYSYYRDAELRGSNLVYRLLRILKDDESQMLLSEHLSDETRHAWLWTERIKELGRAPVPITDGYQVRIGKRAGLPRKPIDLLSLTVVVEQRALKRYQEHLKLEGVPERTLEVLRSVTKDEGWHIDWVRQKAREIAEAEGAPDRYDEAIDRYRAIDREVWGELKEVELGWLEAL; from the coding sequence ATGGCGGCTGCAAGTGAAACACTCCCGGCTCCCACGGACAGCGTCGATATGGAGGTCCGGATCTACTCCTACTACCGCGATGCCGAGCTACGCGGTTCCAACCTGGTCTATCGGCTCCTCCGCATCCTGAAGGACGACGAATCCCAGATGCTTCTCTCCGAGCATCTGTCCGACGAGACGCGCCACGCCTGGCTGTGGACCGAACGGATCAAGGAACTCGGTCGGGCGCCGGTGCCGATCACCGATGGCTACCAGGTGCGGATCGGCAAGCGCGCGGGTCTTCCCAGGAAGCCCATCGATCTCCTGTCACTCACGGTGGTCGTCGAGCAGCGGGCACTCAAGCGCTACCAGGAACACCTGAAGCTCGAGGGCGTTCCCGAGCGCACGCTCGAAGTGCTGCGTTCGGTGACCAAGGATGAGGGTTGGCATATCGATTGGGTACGGCAGAAGGCCCGCGAGATCGCCGAGGCCGAAGGCGCGCCGGATCGCTACGACGAGGCCATCGATCGCTACCGCGCCATCGATCGGGAAGTGTGGGGGGAACTCAAGGAAGTGGAACTCGGCTGGCTGGAGGCGCTGTGA
- the folB gene encoding dihydroneopterin aldolase, protein MSDHPDTILLEGIQVPAALGVTAAERKMRRPVRLDLEIETDLRAAGRSDRIQQTIHYKRIFEIAADVASNQEHKLVEALGQRIADAVLDKFGVDAVTVTVRKPSPIAAVLEHAGIRIRRERE, encoded by the coding sequence ATGAGCGATCACCCCGATACGATTCTGTTGGAAGGCATCCAGGTGCCTGCTGCCCTGGGCGTGACCGCCGCCGAGCGAAAGATGCGCCGGCCGGTCCGCCTCGACCTGGAGATCGAGACGGATCTACGCGCCGCCGGCCGCAGCGATCGCATTCAGCAGACGATCCACTACAAGCGCATCTTCGAGATCGCTGCGGACGTGGCCTCGAACCAGGAGCACAAGCTGGTCGAAGCCCTGGGCCAGCGGATCGCCGACGCCGTGCTCGACAAATTCGGCGTAGACGCCGTGACCGTCACCGTGCGCAAGCCCTCGCCGATCGCCGCGGTGCTCGAGCATGCGGGCATCCGCATTCGCCGCGAAAGGGAATGA
- a CDS encoding aminotransferase class III-fold pyridoxal phosphate-dependent enzyme has product MTLDEIQRREARHFLPVVNRMPVALVEGRGSRVTDVDGREYVDLTAGWGVCSIGHCHPVLVEAISEQAGRLMQTTNLFYTLPQLDAAEALTGLSPAELSRVFFVNSGTEAVEGILKLAHRATGRSKFVSTTGSFHGRTLGALAVIGQAKHRDPYQDLLPEPVTVPFGDGDAAIAAIDGQTAAIIIEPVQGEGGVNTPPAGYLARLRKRCTETGALLIFDEVQTGIGRTGRMLALEHEGVVPDALTLGKGLGGGFPVAAFLCSEGVAETVTPGDHGGTYIGSPLATAAVNAVLKVVDDEKLVQRSAELGEKLGARLRAYADAHPDKAEGERGQGLLRGLVLRNTEYAGTIPRRALEQGILINVTAGNVMRFFPALNIPEDDLFESLESLLALISQ; this is encoded by the coding sequence ATGACCCTCGACGAGATCCAGCGGAGGGAGGCGCGCCACTTCCTACCGGTCGTGAACCGCATGCCGGTCGCGTTGGTAGAGGGGCGTGGATCTCGCGTGACGGACGTCGACGGCCGGGAATACGTCGATCTGACCGCGGGATGGGGCGTGTGCTCGATCGGCCATTGCCATCCCGTCCTCGTGGAGGCCATCTCCGAACAGGCCGGCCGGCTGATGCAGACCACGAACCTCTTCTACACCCTGCCCCAGCTGGACGCTGCAGAGGCCCTGACCGGGCTCTCGCCTGCCGAACTCAGCCGGGTCTTCTTCGTGAACTCCGGCACCGAGGCGGTGGAGGGCATCCTCAAGCTCGCCCATCGGGCGACGGGGCGAAGCAAATTCGTCTCGACGACCGGATCCTTCCACGGCCGGACGCTCGGCGCTCTGGCCGTGATCGGCCAGGCCAAGCATCGCGACCCCTACCAGGATCTCCTGCCGGAACCCGTCACCGTGCCTTTCGGGGATGGCGACGCTGCCATCGCGGCGATCGACGGGCAGACGGCTGCCATCATCATCGAACCCGTACAGGGAGAGGGAGGCGTCAACACTCCCCCGGCCGGCTATCTCGCGCGGCTGCGGAAACGCTGTACGGAGACCGGCGCGCTGTTGATCTTCGACGAAGTGCAGACCGGCATCGGCCGCACCGGACGTATGCTGGCCCTCGAACACGAAGGCGTCGTTCCGGATGCGCTGACCCTTGGCAAAGGCCTCGGGGGAGGTTTCCCGGTCGCCGCGTTCCTATGCAGCGAAGGTGTCGCCGAGACGGTCACGCCAGGCGACCACGGCGGAACCTACATCGGCAGTCCCCTGGCCACCGCGGCGGTCAACGCCGTGCTGAAGGTCGTCGACGATGAGAAACTCGTGCAGCGCTCCGCCGAGCTCGGCGAAAAGCTGGGCGCCCGCCTACGCGCCTACGCCGACGCCCACCCGGACAAAGCAGAAGGCGAACGGGGCCAGGGTCTCCTGCGGGGCCTCGTGCTGCGCAACACCGAGTACGCCGGAACCATCCCCCGACGCGCCCTCGAACAGGGCATCCTGATCAATGTGACCGCCGGCAACGTGATGCGCTTCTTCCCAGCCCTCAACATTCCCGAAGACGACCTCTTCGAATCCCTCGAAAGCCTGCTAGCCCTGATAAGTCAATAA